The Vigna angularis cultivar LongXiaoDou No.4 chromosome 6, ASM1680809v1, whole genome shotgun sequence genome contains the following window.
ACTTATGAGATGTCATGGTGACATTTGTAATGGGTGAGGGGAAAGGACtagattgaacattttttaacgaaatatggaaTCTTACTgaactttaattattttgaaccaaacccctaaaaACAAGGATACgatgtattaaacctatatttatttattccataGGATGATATAAGTGCAGTGCAAATCATTTTCTAGAATGTTACtataaaattactattaaaAAATGTTACGATAGCATGACTATAGAAATATTTGAATAActatttcataattattttgattataaagtaaaattagtttgtaaaaCTTCTCCtgtattaatttattgaaaatattttttaatttataaataatttattctttttaaattattaattttattctataattTCTCAggatgaaatttatttaaacaagtGTAAATaggataaaattattatttaatcaatttaaaaaattaacaaataaaaaaggatGACAAAAGAATCAAAGGAAAAATATTCATCAACTAATTATTTGAAATCAATCTTACCAATCTCTGTCTTAATTAGGAATGATGAgagtttattaaaattagtttagttCACAATTTTTAGGAGATCAGAGACTTTaagtaagttttattttatccttcAAAAAAATTCATCTATTTATCTATTTCTACCCGTTACCTTAATCCcatcttttttcaatgaatttcAAACCAAGGGattaccaaaaataaaaaacattcaaattaagaaagatatagtttttttatgttaatgtaatcaatttttGACAGgtatttatataaaatgttttttaaaatagttttgttaATTAAATCACAGATGTAGTAACAGATACTTTTGAGCAGAATAAGGCAAGAAAGATGGAGGCCCATAGGCCCAAATGACCAAAGTGTTGTATTTATAAAGAGCCCTAATAAGAATACCAAACCACAGCTTCAATGGGTATAGCATGGGAAACGTTCTTCTAAACCTAGTTTCTTTCTGGTGCCGCCTTTCTTTCTCTGTCTCTCTATTCTTACATATTTCCATTACCTCTGTTATTTCGAAACCAAAATGTAGCCGATGACGATATCAGTTACCAAACACCATCTTTCGGGACTGAATGGCTCATAAAGCCTTGTTGTTATTCTGCAATTCTGAGGCTACttgatgttgttttttttttttttaattttgttattgtgAAAACGGCTTCTGTTCTAGGGATTGAGGAAATTGTCGATTTGTTGGGTGCAAAATCTTGAATTGAAAATTTGGTTATTTAGTTTGGAAAATGTTTTGGTTAGGCTGCATGTACCAAGGGAAGGGTGTGGGCTAAAAGCTGTACCCTTGATCTTGAATGTGCCATAGTGGCTGTAGCTAAATCGAAACCGCTTGAGAAGCTAACTGGCCGGTTGTTGTGATATCCTTTTGGGATCTCTGTCAATAAATCTGCTTACCGAGCTTCTCACAATCACTTTTTCCGCTTAAaacttagttaatttttttgtttgtgaCGAGAAGGTGAGAAGAGGAAAATAAGCCTAGAATTACGCTTTTTCCGAAGATCCTTCTCTTACATGTAACACCCATGGGTCACTTTCCAGGCAATCTGCCTTGATTTTCCAGCTGATTGCGTCAATAGGTGCCTACAAAACATACTATCTTTTTTTTCCTCTGCCTTCAATTTTCACTGAATCATCTTTTTTTAGTAGGACCCTTATTGAATTTCTTTTCATCAAGCTGTTTTAATGATGTATGTCCACTATCTGACTTTAAATTCAACTCTTGGAATGTCTATCCAAACTACATAGCCAGTGTCGATGAGGATAACATTCACCAATACCATCTTTCGGGACTGAATGGCATTTTATGCCTTGCTGTTAATTCTGCAATTCTGAGGCCGTAGctatgttatattaattatttgaattaaactAATAGATTTCAACAATATACATCCTAAAATTTGTAGAATTTCcaaaatgtttttcttattttaaccagtagtcatataaattttaataatctttagacatcattgttattttaaatattgccTTCTTGAAATCTCGTAGAAATTTTAGATTCCTAATATTCTTACATGCTTCTTGTGTTCCAATCTAATTCTGACCGTTATGTGCGTGTTTGAGTGCGTTTTATTGAATGTTGTAAGTTTTTGCTGAAAAGAAGGCCAATTTGCAGAGCAAGTGCgtgtattatataaaaatgacgAAACTTGCATTGAAGGTTGGCGAAAAGAATTGCGATTCTCCGTGCCTATCAGATTCACTTTGTTTTGATTATGGCCTCGAACAAGTCGCTACATGTtctagatttttctttttcttttgatcgATTATTTTCACTGATATTTTGCAGGGTTTTTCATTTTATGAATTCATCAAGTGAAAGGTATTTTGATGTGATTTAAGAATGAGAGAAATTCTTTAAATATGTATACATCAATGATTTGGTTTTCCAAAGCTCAAactttataaagttttaaatatatggTTATTGAATTGTGATAAGTGTGAAATATATGGATATTTAAAATCTAGATTTTGAAGTTTACTCAGACTGGAAAATATGGTCATCTATAAAGCAGATTGGTTTTTATATACCAAGATTGTGTCGGAAGATGACTAAATTGATCTTTTGTCCTCCATTCCGTTAAAACACATGATCTTGTGTTCATGCAGTACTATAACATTGGGggatacatattttatattttattttattttaatgttcgATATGCTTTTTGCAAGACgtttataattcaaaatgatACGAAATAGAAGTTAAAGaataatgaattgaaaaaatgaaatcaaatttgTTTGATAACTGGTAATAAGGAATGAAAAGAAGCTATTTGAAACAAACCTAAAATATCATGTTTCATACCCATTGGACCAAATTCAAATGAAATCAAAATTGTTTGATAACTGGTAATGAGGTAAGAAatgaaaaaagtgaaatttgaaaCAGACCAAAAATATTCATACCCATTCGACCAAATtcaattttccatttttgttgATTTTCATCGAATATGACTTTGccttctttcttactcttaaaggCTTTGGAATATATTCCTTTATGTTTGAGCTCAAGGTTATCTTCTAAAAGATCATCTGCTTCAAAATTTTAAGCACTCAAGTTAAGACCATATTGGAAGTAACTTAATTGATATGCTTCAGTAATAAAATGAATGTTAATGTAGTCTAAGTCATCGAAAGTTGGGTTAGGCATTGTATTTTTGTCAGTATCAAAACATGGCcctcttcttccttttcatcCTCAAATTTTTAGATGTCAAGGTCTTCAAACATATACAAAACTCTTGATCCGGAAGAAAATAAACCATAATAATATTATGGTTGGTGTCATATTTGGTACCAAAGATCGAATTTGTGTGGATTTAATCATAAGAAAGATGCTAAACAAGGAAATTGAAGAATTTTCTTAATCATAAGAAAAACCAGAGAAATTAAAGGATCTTATAATCATAAGAAAGGTGCAAACCaaagaaattaaagaatgttaatttggaaataaatgTAAGCAAaaactttgatttttaaatttctaagcCAAGACACCACTGGTCAAAATATATTACCATAAATAATCTACAATACAATTAGTACTTTCAGATGGATTAGTCCGCATCAACGAACCTGAATCTAAAAACACAACATACACCAAATGAGATTTTCagaaaactatatttatatactaCCCGCAGTCTGCCTTCTTTGACCTGATTATCCAGGTTCATGagataagaaaaaacaaaaccagCTTTCcattaaagatgaaaaataacCTAACCTACTCGATAGTTCCTTACAATGTAAATATGACACAATAATGGGAGACACCCAAATACTAAGAAATGTAGACCAAGTTATGTATAGGAGCCGCATTCAAGCTTGTGGGATTGAAGGACATGTCTTGCAGCTTCCACGGCAACCTGTCCACTGACATAGTGCTGTCGACACACTGGCATGTAGACATCAACTCCACCAATCAATTCAATCTGTTTATCCTGTGTCTTCCTCAGGGTAAAGGAAGCAGGCCTTTTACATATTTCACATGTAGCAGTTAACTTGGTTACAGAATCAGCAAGGGGAATAATATCAATAACAGAACCAAAACTCCTCCTGCCAGTAAATACACAAACATTATGAGACAGCAATAGACAAGTACAAACAAATGGAACTTAGATTGAACAATTCAACATGGTGCTTGAAATTAAGCTTCACTAAAATGTTGAAACTAGCTAATCAGGTAATGAAAATCAACTTTGAGTTGAAGTTCCAAAAGACAAGTCAAACTGTTCATGGAAcagatttatttatattcttaatcaattcaaaattttaacaagGTCATTTATTTATACTGGGAACTTCACCAATCAAGACTTCAGACAACACCAAGTCAATTTGATTTCTTGACATCATATATTgatttaacattatattttactatatatttttcaactaaataataaaacttattaacatataactgttaaaaaatatacatttgtAAAGCATGTGTAGGACACCATAAAAGTATTACTTAAACTcgttttcaaaacaaaatgtaattGTTGACACCCGATCCCATCAGAATAAAAATTTAGGCCAGGCCAAGTAAGTTGAATGAAATGGGTCATGAACACGCCTAACAATACTAACTTGCCATGTCATAACAAAAGCATCTAAAACTTTGGCTTTATTTCAACCCCACCAAACAAAAGGGGAATTTTAAACCTATATAGTATTACCTCATGTAGTTCCCATCTAATCCTGAAACTATTACTGTTTTTCCATCATCATCAGCAGCTTGACGGCAGAATTCATAAAGATCATCGAAGAATTGCGCTTCATCGATACCAATCACATCTAGCTGTAATCATATATCAGTGAAGAGAGTCAAAACAAAAATGCAGGCAGTAAACTAGTATATTTTGGATATGGAGGGAAATTATCAACAGCCACTCATCACATagtaaaagtatataattacaaataagAATCCATGTCCACAACCACACATTGAATTTTTTACTGTTTAAAGAGTAAATATAAATCATTAACAACGTGTTCAGAACATAAAACTATGATACCTTCTCATAAGCATCAATTCCAAATTTCTGCTTGAATGATGATAAGTTTGCCAGTGCCCAACAAGGTAATTTAGCACCATCATGTGTAACAATTGAGTCTAATCCATATCTTGTATCCTTGCTTGATTTAATTACTGCTACATTTCTgcataaaagaaacataaagtttaaatatttaccTTATGAAATATTACTGAACCATTCAGTGAGTTTCCcggaaaataaacaaatataacaatCCGGAACCTACGTGCTATACTTCAAGAGCTATCACAGCTACATAAGTTTCAACTATCATTCTCAGTATCAAACATCCCGAATTAACTTTCCTTGCTTCCCAAAAGGGATGAGAAAGTATGAAACTGAAACCACTTATATCTAATAACTAGGTGTTACACGATTGGAAAATTGCACTCAAGATGAgcagaatttaaaataaaaaaccagcTAGAAGCACCTTAAGTTACGAGTAATGCAGTCAGGCTTAAGATACAGTATAGGGATCCAAAACCCACTGAAGCTCCTCATGCTCAGGGCCAAGCCAACATCCAATGCTGGGGGAAGATTAGATTCGTACCCAAAGGGTGTGATAGGACACCTCATTGTCTTAccaaaaaatacttgtttcaATTAGAGAAATTTTATACAAGAGACT
Protein-coding sequences here:
- the LOC108343391 gene encoding thymidine kinase a; the encoded protein is MKSLLNPKFSAFSSKASPFPLFSLPSQPTLRFSFRSSSRRIPNRLLRLNPPPFSSNNFTCTNQNRSLQTEPSPPSSGEIHVIVGPMFAGKTTSLLRRIQLETANGRNVAVIKSSKDTRYGLDSIVTHDGAKLPCWALANLSSFKQKFGIDAYEKLDVIGIDEAQFFDDLYEFCRQAADDDGKTVIVSGLDGNYMRRSFGSVIDIIPLADSVTKLTATCEICKRPASFTLRKTQDKQIELIGGVDVYMPVCRQHYVSGQVAVEAARHVLQSHKLECGSYT